The Odontesthes bonariensis isolate fOdoBon6 chromosome 19, fOdoBon6.hap1, whole genome shotgun sequence genome includes the window CAACACGTCTCCATCTCTGTCTCTTGTTCTGTTTGATTGATTTTGTCCATTTATCAAAGAATTATATAAATCAGCCCAACAATGCTGCAAACCAAAACTGGTGAAGTACATGTCAATTTACAGTTTTTCACATCATGCAAATGAGCTCAATACatagtggccctcatttatcaaacttgcgtaagacgaaaaacatgcgtaggtcgtgcgtacgttcttttctgcgcaaaggttggcatttatcaaatccatcgtgagcgcaggaaagatgaaatcgccacgacaggtctgaggccgtgtacgcacttttccattttgacttgcggtgactgcaatagcatacataaacagcagcgtcactagtgcgtgcctcatgagtcgcaacaaatccctaggttaaaattacagacttatcacttcaaagaaggcccatgttttatttgacttcaacataaatataaacataaacgcaaattaaataaattaaacaagtacaactccgtaattggaagagtgatggctcattattcaaccgcgcaccctcacaccgaacgcatacgcgcacgcgtgccactgtggagaggttagggctcctaaagggcaggtggatctgtctctcagctgcggggggaacccttctatatatgcccgaaaaggtatgcaatattattattgcatgcggggttctccatacattgcccaaaaaaaatggagtgccatttccagatgtacatccagaggaccccgtacccagatatcccaccagcctgcacagccaagagcgctcaggaggagagaggaacttattcagcgattctgacttttggtaagcattctgttattcaaggaaaaaggACGTAGCTCcaatcaggccagccaccctctcctccaaggcactcaaatccaaacctgtatcggagcccccccccccctgtttgtgacatgctgcgtcggagagctgcgaccttctttggtggcaaatttcatatcggaccacttcttcctgatcttattggagaaaaagtaaaacatcgttcaattttagatttcatttaatctggagtttatcacattttattgaccatcagagtaggggaaaatacataactcgtccggtctgcgatttacatcgccaacgctgttgacagccgtcccagctgtcaacagttTGCCGCCTtttgtctatccatgtcgcaaattctagaggtgcagcctctcaacccccttttgtagaaggcgtgattaggataattacgatggatttcagctgccggatttatcaacagccgctcggtcttacgatgggattggtgtggtacgcatgttctgtgaatctcacttgagcctctgcgtacaacgagttctccgctcatatcaacgatgctttctacgacggcttgataaatgagggccattgtgtttttgttcaaaAGGTATTTTGTAGAAAACTTTGAGCTTCATATCCATGGAAATTTCAAATCGATCAGATATACTGTGTGGACTTCATGTGGACTAAATATTTCAATTTTTGGCTGTTGATCATTATGCCATCATGGGGCTTATGTGGATCCCAATTCTTTTGGAGCATTTGTCCTTCATCTCTAATGCTGGCAGATTAGacaaagatggaagaaaaatgATAACATACGCTGTGCAGTGATGTTGATTGCATTGCTGAAGTCTCCTGATCCAGACTCACACCAGTACACCCCATTATGGTACCCGTCAATGATGATGGTACATGCGGATGCATTTGTTGTCCTCCAGTTGGAACAGCTTGGTAAATATGACAGATATCTTGTTCCTGTAGACCTCATCACTCTCCACTCAGTAGAGTTTCCGTCACACTTCAGGGAGACAGACTCAGAAGTGAAGTGTTGAACTCTGTCAGGGCTCACTGTGAGAGATGCTGCTGGGTGAACATCTGAAAAATCAAACATGTTATGTGGAGTAAAGCTAAGCACACTGATATTTAGTGTAAAACCATCTCTTCTCAAATATTCTCAGCAACTTCAACTTTGTCTTGTTGAAGATCAGAACAAACATTTCAAACTAATAATCATttatacaataaaaacaaattaattacAAAGAATACAGATGTTCTTCTATGTATTTTGTACATATGTCATTATTCCACTGTCTCACCTGATCAGCTTTAACTtcttgtaaagattttaaaaataaaataagctaACAGCAACTATTTTAAAGTAACATTCAAAATCTCATTTAGCTTTTGTTTTACAGTCTATCAGTTTAAATGTGTAAGAGCAAAGGTAATTTTTATTCTTGTGGTGCAGTGAGAACAGAAAGAGAACTGACCTCCAGACCAGACAAACTCTAGTTTGCTGTAATAAGTGTAATGCTCTGGATCTCCTCCCCCAGCTCTACACACATAAcctgctgtgtgtgtctgtccatGGATTACGTAGAAGTCCTCTGCAGTCCCATTGGTGGTTTCAGGCAGCAGCTCATAGTTATATGAGTTGCGTGATAGATCAGGAACAGCTTTGTACCAGTAGAACCTCCATCCTGCAGACTGAGGATGAACTTTACATCTGAGAGTTACCGAGGCTCCAGGACTCAGCCATGATGGAGACACATTGAGGACAGGCAGGGGGTTATCTGCTGGAAAGAGATTTGATCTGAATGAAAACATGTCATGAGGAGTTTGGTTTCATAAAATTTAATACAATTTTTGTTAAGATGTTATCTTCAGATAGGTAAC containing:
- the LOC142369177 gene encoding uncharacterized protein LOC142369177 isoform X3, whose protein sequence is MPSESVSAPDIHFPITGAPLHKPVRQADNPLPVLNVSPSWLSPGASVTLRCKVHPQSAGWRFYWYKAVPDLSRNSYNYELLPETTNGTAEDFYVIHGQTHTAGYVCRAGGGDPEHYTYYSKLEFVWSGDVHPAASLTVSPDRVQHFTSESVSLKCDGNSTEWRVMRSTGTRYLSYLPSCSNWRTTNASACTIIIDGYHNGVYWCESGSGDFSNAINITAQHKDIILVSHAHPVTEGASVTLSCRQRGQTPLSNVSFYHNDKLLQNDHKGELNISAVSKSDEGFYKCEHAGKVSPPSWMSVRVVKTDVSRPESSLFPVLLMVGKVGGIIFIIFLFLPYRCRQSAGSTGDERVGQYENEQQVYSSLLHGDLCVYETIRGPENSGNGTV